Within the Halichoerus grypus chromosome 2, mHalGry1.hap1.1, whole genome shotgun sequence genome, the region TGGATTCTAAAACCCATtacttaaaaacagttttatgttGCACATGACCCTAAGAATCATATCCATGGGGGGTGGAAGCTGTGGCTTCATACGCCCTTTTCttgctttctcccttctcctccctttctcccatcCTCTGGCACTTCTTTGGGTCTTGGAAAAACCTGGCGATTTAGAACATTCAATAAAACCAATTGGGATAATTTAAACATGTTAATGATtcaccttccttctccttctagcAGGCTGCGGTAGGTTTGAATTTCATTCTCCAGTCGGATCTTAATGTCCAGGAGTTGTTGGTACTCAGCATTCTGGCACTCGGTTTCACCTCGAATCTGTTGGAGTTGTTCCTCCAGAGAGGAGATCTGGCACTGAATCTGGGCGAGCTGCGCACAGTAGCGACCTTCTGTTTCTGCCAAGGAGGATTCCAGGGATTGTTTCTGAAAAAGAGGAGAGCATAGATGGTGACTTAGCGACCTCACTCTTCAATTAAATACAGTGAAgattatttaatcatttaataagACATCaaatagaagaataaagaaaattaatagaatttgTGTTTTATGTTCAATGGCAACATTTTAACTTAAGCATGTTTAGAGCAGGGCCGCTAAGACTTCTCTCCTGTTAACAAAGAGCtccaattttatttctactttcttaCCCCCTCTTTTCTCTTGAGTTGCATAGAAGTTATTTCAAGAGAGAGAATTATTAACATACCAGGGCTAGTTGGGACTGTAGTTCGATTTCCAGACCTTGAACCGTTCGTCTCAATTCAGTAATCTCAGATTTGTAGCTGGACATTTGTTCAATGTTACTATTGATTTCTGTAGTCAGTTCCTTGCTCTAGAGTATTAAAAACaggggaaaagatgagaaaaatctgaaatgatAACCAAACGTCCACTGGCCTCATTATGAAGGAAGATGAATTACCTTTTCATTGAACCAGGCTTCAGCATCTTTGCGATTTTGTTCAGCAAGTTGTTCATATTGGTTTCTCATGTTATTCAGAAGTTCAGTCAGATCAATACCTGGGGCAGCATTCATTTCTACGTTTACATCACCAGTGGACACATATTGAAGGTCTTTCATTTCctgtttgaggaacagaaaaattTAATGACTGCACCATGACCACAATGAACCCTTTTCTTGGCTGGGGGAAGTATAACTTTTTGCATCACCTCTTCATGGTTCTTCTTCAGGTAGGCCAGCTCTTCAGTCAGGCTCTCGATCTGCATCTCCAGGTCGGTCTTGGACAGGGTCAGCTCGTCCAGCACCCTGCGCAGGCCGTTGATGTCGGCCTCCACGCTCTGGCGCAGGGCTACCTCGTTCTCATACCTGAAAAACGCATAGTACAAATACTGGATATAACTTACATATGGGAGGTATACTTGGGCTGAGACTGTTTAAGAAGCAAATATAGAGTTGAGTTCCTATCATGGCAACATTTATTGTATACCAATTCACATAGGGATATTAGTGGTTTAATGCAAAGAAGCTTAGCAGttactttaaaatgcatttttttcttttaatattgcCCAAAAGGTAATATTGAGATTGAAACATTTTCTGACGACTCCAGTACCGTTTAACTTTGCATGAactcaagaaaatgtaaatgctGTTGTGGGCGTCCAAAGTCATTGTTAAAAGCAACTCATGTATCTGTTACAGCAGTGTTGTGCCGTGTTCACTTAGCTTACTTTAATCGGAAGTCATCAGCTGCCAGCCTGGCGTTGTCGATCTGAAGCAGGATATTGGCATTATCATTTGTTAGCTGGAAGATCTGGAGGGAGAGGCAAAGAAATCAGATACAGATATGGCTTTTATGGTGGCAGAGATGACCTGCATTTTTATGTTCTCTTACAAAatcttacaaaatataaaatattgcagGATTACCCAGATACTTAAATTTGAGTCATTCGTTCTCTTGAAGTTTCTATACTTTGCTATTTCTGTATTGTCCTTTTCTGAAAACTAACTGCAATTATAAGCTGTGTTCCTGCATGTGTGTTCCCCTACTTTTATCCTGGGTGATTTCCATGTATTTCAGCCAACTTTTGACTGACTCATACCTTTcggtttaatttgttttaaatacatattctAAAGGAATACACTCTGGGCTGGCTCACAGTAGGTACAACTCACAAATTCTCTAGGGGCAAACTATCCCATTTCCATCCTGGAGAATTCATGTTACTTGTCATTggtaatgaatattttttttgttatcaatctgaataatattttgttttgattcaCTTAATAATTCTTTTAGTTCCTGAATTTGTAAATGATCTAGTATTTTAGCTATGGACTCATATACTCATTAAAACCTAAAAAATTCTCAGTAATCCGCCATCCTGTAAGATATGCAACACATGTGCTGAAGATTTCAATGACCATCTCATCACAAATATTTACCTTTGATAAGACTGGATTGTTTTTGGAAGCAAGAAAGTAACATAGGCAAACACAGTGAATAGCTACATTGTGGTTAATTTAGATTCATCTGTTTGAATTACATGGATAAAAAATAGGcttaaaattggatttttaataTGAACCTTACCTGATGTCTAAGATCTTCCATGATTTGGTAGTATTTGCTGTAGTCACGGCGCTCTCTCTGGCTTGAGTTGCCATACTTTTCATACCACTCCTTGATTTTGCGTTCTAGCTCGTAGTTTGATTCTTCCAGAGCCCGAACTTTGTCCAAGTAGGAAGCCAGGCGGTCATTCAGATTCTGCATGGTTACTTTTTCATTTCCGGAGAGAAGTCCACCATCTCCTCCAAATCCACCCCCATAGCCTCCAAAGCTGCCTCCACCGAAGCCGCCTCCACCGAAGCCGCCCCCACCAAAACTGCCCCCACCAAAGCTGCCACCTCCAAAGCTGCCACCTCCAAAGCTGCCCCCTCCAAAGCTGCCTCCTCCACAGCCCCCACCAAAGCTGCTGCTTCCATAGCCTCCACCAAAGTTACCTCCACCATAACCTCCTCCTAATCCTCCATAGCCACCAAAGCAGCCTCCACCAGAGCTCCCACGACTAAAAGAGCCACCGCTGAACCCCCCTGAGCTAAATCCTCCACCAATGGAGCCTTTGCTGCTCGAAATTTTGTGGGATgatcctcctcctccacctcctcctcccccactgtGGGAGGAAGAGTATTGCTTGCTTGAGCTGTATCGAACAGACATGGTGATGCTGTTTAGCCCAGGGAATGCTTGCTACCAAGGACAGTGACAAGCCTTTATATACTGAGAGGGTGTGTCCCACATGTTGTTAGGGTTTGCTTACTTgcatggttttctttttgccaATTTAGCATCTTTACTTATGATTGCATACATTATCTTCAGTAATAACCAATTCCAATATGTATGGTTTTGAATTTGCCCTAAGAACAAACAGGAGTTTTACTATGTTGAAATTGAAAATGGGTGTTGTTCAGATGAGCTTATGTTTCATTATGCTTTTTCACCTTTTGAAGAACATTGAGCAACTTAAATCCAGTTTTTTTCTCAGCACTAACCTAGATTGCACAGAATGTTTGCAAAgtttagaaaaagaattttagcTACAGAATTATAgttgaaataagatttttttttttcaaattcatgttttaaacAGTTTTCATGAATTGGAACAGCAATTAACATAAAGTCTGCCAGAATCATGCTCTAATGGAGATCTTGTAGAAAATTGCAagcaaccaaaaagaaaagaaaaaaacgtaTGCTAAACAATTTCAAAAGTTCAAAAGTTGCCACATATAAAAAGTTAAAGCCATAAAAACACAATtaggaaatgtgtgtgtatatatttataaggaatcttttaatttatttggagaATGGAAGTATATTGATACTTTGCTTAGGGAGTTGGAAGTGAGTAATGATTTAGGAATCCGCTAATTTAATGGTGCTATtctttttaaccttaaaaaaaaatctaaaatcatgAAGTTATTCcggattttttttaacttttaagttcATCATAGTGAAGGCTTATTTGAAGACCATAATGCAGAAATTCTTAGCATGAAAAACTAACCTCCAGTACTTTCTTTACTCTCAGTTTGATTGATCCCAGAAGGGAGAGTTTAGGTATGTTATGATTGTGATTAAAAATTTGCTTGCAAGAATGtaaatccagatttttaaaaatttaaattagtgtgttagtttcaggggtcgagtttagtgatttatcagttgcagataacacccagtgctcattacatcaagtgccctcctcaatgcccatcagaTTGGAGAATGATACTATGATACTTGCTCCAACAATTATGATCTGGACTGTGAACATATATATCCAAGCTAGAttctgtttctcaaaaaaaaaaaaaaaaatttccttggaTGCACCGTATGTAGAATTTGGTGTAACAGTTTGTCTAGTGAAGTATTTAATTAGGACTTTAATacatgatataaaattattttttatctaccCATAGGCTATGACATTGctattattcaaaaatatgttCATGTATatcatatacacattttataattaCACAGTGCCATTTGTGATCCTGTGATTTTATAATCTCTGAAACAAGCTGCTGAAATAGGGATGGTGATTATTATCTCTAGTATATAAAAGAGGATGTTGAAGCTGCGAGAGGTTATGGTTTTGCCTAATAATATAAAATAGGTGGTTGAACTGAGATTAGAAACTTGGTCTTTTGATGCCTGGCTTTTGGCTCTTTCCTCCTCTACCAAAGTGTCTATATACTCTACTCTGGTGGATTTGATCTGATGGAATTGAATGCCTCTGTTTCTTATCATAAGCTTCTCCAtagggcaaaaaacaaaacaaaacaaaaagtacttggaagcaagaaaatattgaaattgtGTAGTATTTGGCACATGCTCTTCTCTTACTAATTGCTTTTTTGTATTAGATTTATAGTTGCACAGTCTATGAAAACTGTAGAAATAGTTTCTTCAGGGAAAGGGAATGTGGTTGGGAGTGTTAATGAAGAGCCGATTGTTAGAGGTTACTACCCAGCACACTGCAGCTCTTCCAACTTGTTAGCACATGCAAGTGGGGCAGtggttaaaagaaataatgaaaccCAACCATGGGAATTGATGCCTGTCGAAGATAGCATGTAGTAGAGGAAGAATCAGGatagaaaaaaaagcattccagTAAGTTCAGAAAGGATGTTGAAGCCTTGATATTAATGAAAGCAATTCAGAAAGAAACCATTTTAATTAAAGAGAGATTTTGATAGATTTTACCTGCAATTATCACAAATTTTGGATCTTGATCTTACCAGTTTTGCTTGAGTattagcttttactttttttttttttaaccttggtAGGACAGAATTTCAATCTATTTTCAGTTATTTAACAAGTGGTATGAAGAAATCTGTTACAATCATATTAAAGAGTATGTAAAAGGAAACAGTTGCATGAAAGTACATGGGGATAAATACATGTATAGAGACTCTTTTAATACTGActgtaatatttaatttaaatcacCTTTAAGGTTATTATCGAAGATTACTTACTAACCTGCATACTCTAGAAAATGATCTGTTTTAATTTGTACCGTCATTTGTTGAAATCTGCCCTTGGCAGGAGTGAAAATTACAGAGGTGCCATGTAACAATTCTACAGCTAAATTGGGTGAAAATTTATGACTGTCAGTTCTAGTCTTGGCACCATTTATACTTGATTGCCATAATCCACTGTAACTGTaattttgttgctgttgatttttattttgtctctgtAAGGCACATTGATAGGTAGTTAGAAGACAGAGAGATGAGTGAGATTCAGCTCTTACCCTTAAGGATTTTGCTAATCCTTACAATCTAATTGAGGAGACAAAACATACATTATCAACCTAAACACCATGTGAATGGTAAATGAAGTgaaagggaggtggggtggagaaAAGGAGTTAACATTTCCTGAACATCTCCTGTGTTTGAGATGGTTTACTCTTCTTTAATCCTCCCCAAATTCTCTATGATAGGTATCATTTacctcattttatagctgaaaaaaattaagctttagAAAGCTTTAGGAATTTGCCCAGAGTAGCATATGCTAGAGGCTGGTTTTGAACCAGACCTATGTAGCTTCAAAGATCCTGTTTTCATGACACTGAGCTGTCGTTTTAAGACTGATGAGCAAGGAGTCTTATTGGAATAGGGTCATCTGATGAGATTTCATGGTGCCAGTGGAATTTAAGCTGAGTCTTGTAAAGGAT harbors:
- the KRT10 gene encoding keratin, type I cytoskeletal 10 isoform X2, producing the protein MSVRYSSSKQYSSSHSGGGGGGGGGSSHKISSSKGSIGGGFSSGGFSGGSFSRGSSGGGCFGGYGGLGGGYGGGNFGGGYGSSSFGGGCGGGSFGGGSFGGGSFGGGSFGGGSFGGGGFGGGGFGGGSFGGYGGGFGGDGGLLSGNEKVTMQNLNDRLASYLDKVRALEESNYELERKIKEWYEKYGNSSQRERRDYSKYYQIMEDLRHQIFQLTNDNANILLQIDNARLAADDFRLKYENEVALRQSVEADINGLRRVLDELTLSKTDLEMQIESLTEELAYLKKNHEEEMKDLQYVSTGDVNVEMNAAPGIDLTELLNNMRNQYEQLAEQNRKDAEAWFNEKSKELTTEINSNIEQMSSYKSEITELRRTVQGLEIELQSQLALKQSLESSLAETEGRYCAQLAQIQCQISSLEEQLQQIRGETECQNAEYQQLLDIKIRLENEIQTYRSLLEGEGSSGPGGKGGHGGQIPGGHGGQFPGGQFPGGQFPGGQIPGGQMPGGQIPGGGKGPGHGGHGGHGGHGGHGGGQSPGGGQSPGGSKGSSGGQNYGGGIANGSYKSSSSGSVGEFSSKAPRY
- the KRT10 gene encoding keratin, type I cytoskeletal 10 isoform X1: MSVRYSSSKQYSSSHSGGGGGGGGGSSHKISSSKGSIGGGFSSGGFSGGSFSRGSSGGGCFGGYGGLGGGYGGGNFGGGYGSSSFGGGCGGGSFGGGSFGGGSFGGGSFGGGSFGGGGFGGGGFGGGSFGGYGGGFGGDGGLLSGNEKVTMQNLNDRLASYLDKVRALEESNYELERKIKEWYEKYGNSSQRERRDYSKYYQIMEDLRHQIFQLTNDNANILLQIDNARLAADDFRLKYENEVALRQSVEADINGLRRVLDELTLSKTDLEMQIESLTEELAYLKKNHEEEMKDLQYVSTGDVNVEMNAAPGIDLTELLNNMRNQYEQLAEQNRKDAEAWFNEKSKELTTEINSNIEQMSSYKSEITELRRTVQGLEIELQSQLALKQSLESSLAETEGRYCAQLAQIQCQISSLEEQLQQIRGETECQNAEYQQLLDIKIRLENEIQTYRSLLEGEGSSGPGGKGGHGGQIPGGHGGQFPGGQFPGGQFPGGQIPGGQMPGGQIPGGGKGPGHGGHGGHGGHGGHGGGQSPGGGQSPGGSKGSSGGQNYGGGIANGSYKSSSSGSVGEFSSKAPRSAETSWDTNKPRVIKTIIEEVAPDGRVLSSMVESETRKHYY